Within Kutzneria chonburiensis, the genomic segment TACGAATACTGATCCGGCTGATACGGCAGATCCCAGTACGCGCTGTTGTACGTGCCGCCGTGCACCAGCAGCTGCACCGCCGAAGGCGCGGCCCCATCCGGCAGGCACAACTGCCCGTGAATCGTCGCCGGCGAAGAGAACAGCGGCAGCACGTCCGGCGAGCGCACCGGGAGATCGGCCGGCGAGCAGTTGGCGGCCGACGCGACGGCGGCCGGCGGCGCGACCGCCCCGCTCAACCCGGCGACACAGGCAAGCACCAGCACGGCAAGCTTGCGCACAAGCTTCACGACATCTCCTCAGTGGCGTGGCAGAACTGTCATCGGCAGCCGGTTGGGCTGCATGGTGGCGGCCAGTCGCGGCTTCACCGTCGTGCCGGGCACCGGCACGAGCCGCCAGCGGGCGGCGATGGTGGCCGCGACGACCGCGATCTCGGTCTGGGCGAGCAGGTGTCCCGGGCACAGCCGGGCCCCCGCGCCGAACGGGATGAACGCGCCGCGTGGCAGCTTCTCGGCCCGTTCCGGCAGCCAGCGGTCGGGGTCGAACCGGTCGGGATCGGGGAACCAGCGCGGATCCCGGTGCAGCGTGTGCTGGCTGACCGCGACCTCGGTGCCGGCCGGGATGCGGACCCCGCCGAGCGTGGTGTCGGCCCGGGCCCGGCGCATGAGGATCAGCGGCGGGTTGCGGCGCAGGATCTCGTTGACAATCCGCTGTGTGTACTCGAGTCGGGGCAGGTCGGCCATGGTCGGCGGCCGCCCGGCCAGCACCCTGTCGAGCTCGCTGTGGAACCGGTGCTCGATGTCCGGCTGCTGGGCGATCTCGTGGAAGAACCAGGCCAGTGCCACGGACGTGGTCTCCGCGCCGGTGGTGAGGATGGTGACGACCTCGTCGTGCACCTGCTCGTCGGTCATGCCCTCGCCGGTGTCCTCGTCACGGGCCAGGAGCAGCATGGACACCAGGTCGCCGTGATCGGTCCCGGCCGCCCGCGCGGCCAGCACGGCCCGCGGGATGACGTCACGCAGCCGGGCCGCCGCGGCGTCGAACCTGCGGTTGCCGGGGATCGGCAGGCGTTCCACGAACCGCGGCGAAAACGCCCGTACCAGCACGTTGTCCAGCAGATCGGGCACGCTGCGCTGGATCTCGTCGAGCACGTCCTGGCCGAGCTCGGTGGCGAACAGGGTGCGGCCGGCGATGCTCATGACCAGGTTCTGCATGTGCTCGTCGACCGCGACGACCTGGCCGGCCCGCCAGTCGGTGATCGACTCCTGGGCCAAACGGGTCATGGTGGTCTCGGCGTAGCTCGCGATGCGCGTGCGGTGGAAGGCCGGTAACACCAGGCGGCGCTGGCGTTTGTT encodes:
- a CDS encoding cytochrome P450, yielding MLRRPLRFLSTLPAYGEVVKIYLGPLPVYMVTGPELAMRLLAADADNYDKGIVFDKMRPLFGNGLATSNGDFNKRQRRLVLPAFHRTRIASYAETTMTRLAQESITDWRAGQVVAVDEHMQNLVMSIAGRTLFATELGQDVLDEIQRSVPDLLDNVLVRAFSPRFVERLPIPGNRRFDAAAARLRDVIPRAVLAARAAGTDHGDLVSMLLLARDEDTGEGMTDEQVHDEVVTILTTGAETTSVALAWFFHEIAQQPDIEHRFHSELDRVLAGRPPTMADLPRLEYTQRIVNEILRRNPPLILMRRARADTTLGGVRIPAGTEVAVSQHTLHRDPRWFPDPDRFDPDRWLPERAEKLPRGAFIPFGAGARLCPGHLLAQTEIAVVAATIAARWRLVPVPGTTVKPRLAATMQPNRLPMTVLPRH